The Gopherus evgoodei ecotype Sinaloan lineage chromosome 11, rGopEvg1_v1.p, whole genome shotgun sequence nucleotide sequence tctgttcaccattcactacacttgtccatattgtaacttctgttcactgtttgccctgttgtaattcaaaccccattttaaaacactcactccattctgtaaaagcttcctccaagcttcatttttgcaaacccggctgtaatcttattagtttaggttgatgtgtgactgaggtgtgtatggatgatggaatcgacctccagccccagcctgtcctgatgaaataaagttcaaccCCCcccggctgaagatgcagacaagagccctaacaaagtaagcagagtccaccctaaacagaacaggtacaacagaaggaagatcaaagccaggtcccaggctgacagtcagGCCTGCAACTGACGGGCGATCAATCACCAAAGCCAGAGGCagcctgacacagcaagacctatagactctggaatCAGACTAAAGCCTAcagaaaggatgggtgagatgggagactttggagggtaacattctgctgtgaacatggaagggcatcggtgcaGGCCCAGCAGAGACCCAGCAGGTCCTTGTGACCAGCTTTCTTGGCCAGttaccgccacaagctacgaacccaagctgcaaaatcaagccacgaactcaagctatgCCGCAGgtgcagaacatctgatgtgtgtgtgtgtgtgtataggtattaggtataatgtgtgtgtataaggattaagatattagttattggtcataaatcagattgttataataaatgtggcatctttgtcttgcccccgaaaagatcctgtgtagttttgagTGTACAGCAGTTGgggagcagacagacagacacacgcggccggcccagggctgcccagctgctgcagggggtcCCGGTGGAGGGCCGGTATGTGATGAGCCAGCGCAGGCTGCAATCCGGCCAGCCCCAATTCCCGCTGGTAGCCATGGCCAGGCTATATAAGGAatgccagggctggggcatggggggggggccCGGGCCAGGCCGCAGTGGGAGGGGGCCCCTGACTGGCCAAAGAAGGCGACGTTGGGCCGGGAATGCAGCCGGTGGCTCAGGCAAAGCTGCCCCGGGGGCCCGGTGCCCCGCCCTGGCTGGGGTATAAAGCCAGGCCCGATGGGGATGCTCCAGTCACCCCAGGCCTGGCTAGTCCCCTCCTGCCCCGACAGCAGCTCTTGGCGCGCCCTGGTAAGTGCCCCCCGCCCATCGCAGGAGAGACCTGGGCAGCCCCTGCTTTTCCCCCGAGCCCCCgccccagagctgcctgccccacGGCGGGGGGGCTTGGGGGCCCGACACAGCTCAACTTGTCCCAGGGAGTCCCAGTGGGGCACAATCCCCCCATGGGGCAGAGCCGGCCCCCCAGGAAGCAGGGACGCATGGCATTCAgcccccagcaccagccccagccctgcccagggagcTCGGTGCTGGCCTCCTCCTGCCCAGGACTCCGGGGTGGGGGCACTGAACCTCAGGGGGGTGGGGCCATTCCTGGTTCTGCCCCGTTTTCCCCAGgacgcagggctggggcagcctggggtctggtggggggaaagggtcagtgtgggggcaggggcagcaggaagatggggtacaggggcagtggggggatgagggaaaggggcagcaggtagtcagggggtggggggctctggggggatgggtactgggcagtgagggggcaggagaAATAGGGGGATGGTAGTAAGTGGATAGGGAGAGGGTGGGAAGCAGTGGGGTGATGGGGCAGTGAGGAGATGGGGGTCAGTGTAGGggttgggagggagtggggggaatggggcagagggcaggggggttgagtgggagttggggggatggggcagcagaCGGGGGGGCTAGGCGGGAGTGGGGGGGACAGGGCAgtgggtgagggggatggggcagCGGCTGGTGGGgttgggtgggagtgggggggactGGACAGCcactggggtggatgggggggtggggcagtgggcaggggggttgggcggaagcaggggggatggggcagcgggtaatggggggtggggggaacgggGCAGCGGCTGGTGGGGGGGACCGGGCAgcaggtgggggagatggggcagcagctggtggggggacggggcagcaggcggggggaTAGGGCAGCAggcggtggaggtggggggaatggggcaggagctggtggggggacggggcagcaggcggggggaTAGGGCAGCAggcggtggaggtggggggacggggcagcaggcgggggggatagggcagcaggaggtggaggtggggggacggggcagcaggcggggggaTAGGGCAGCAggcggtggaggtggggggacggggcagcagctggtgggggggacggggcagcaggcgggggggatggggcagtgggtgatggggggtggagggaacgGGGCAGCAGCAGGCGGAGGGGATAGGGCAGCAggcggtggaggtggggggacggggcagcaggcgggggggatggggcagcggctgatggggggtggggggaacgggGCAGCAGCTGGTGGGGGGATAGGGCAGCAggcggtggaggtggggggacggggcagcagctggtggggggacggggcagcaggcggggggaTAGGGCAGCAggcggtggaggtggggggacggggcagcagggggggggacggggcagcaggcggtggaggtgggggggacagggCAGCAGCTGGTGGGGGGGACTGGGCAGCAGGCGGGCGGGAcggggcagcaggcgggggggacggggcagcaggcgctggaggtggggggacggggcagcaggcgtggggatggggcagcaggcggtggaggtggggggacggggcagcAGCTGGTGGGGGGGACTGGGCAGCAGGCGGGCGGGAcggggcagcaggcgggggggacagggcagcaggcggtggaggtggggggacggggcagcaggcggggggaTAGGGCAGCAggcggtggaggtggggggacggggcagcAGCTGGTGGGGGGGACTGGGCAGCAGGCGGGCGGGAcggggcagcaggcgggggggacggggcagcaggcgctggaggtggggggacggggcagcAGGCGTGGGGATAGGGCAGCAggcggtggaggtggggggacggggcagcAGCTGGTGGGGGGACTGGGCAGCAGGCGGTGGAGGGGGGGGACGGGGCAGCAGGCGGGGGAGACGGGGTAGCAGGCGGGGGTGTTGGGTGGGAGTGCGGGGGACAGGGCAGCCGGAGGGCGGGAGCGGGGGGGGGACGGGGCAGCAggcggtggaggtggggggacggggcagcagctggtggggggacggggcagcaggcggggggaTAGGGCAGcaggtggtggaggtggggggaacagggcagcagctggtgggggggacggggcagcaggtgggggggaTAGGGCAGCAggcggtggaggtggggggaacaggacagcagctggtggggggacggggcagcAGGCGGGGGAGACGGGGTAGCAGGTGGGGGTGTTGGGTGGGAGTCCGGGGCACAGGGCAGCGGGAGGGCGGGAGCGGGGGGGGGACGGGGCAGCGGGACGTCCAGGGCCATGGCTGGAGGAAGAGCTCGGGGTCAGGGTCGGGGGGaggttcagtggggctgggtggaGCTGGGCGCAGAAATCccactggggagcccaagccaaACACACCAGCTACATGGGAGCTGAGGGCTGGATTCCagacaccccccccgccccatgtctGGCTGGATCTGCGGGGTGATGGGGGGCAGCTTGGCAGCTCCACCCTGCTCCCGGCTGGCTTTGTcggaaggggcagggggtccctgaGGGTCTCggctccctgtgctggggggagtaGGTCCCTGGGCAGAGTTCCCTGGGGAGGTTCCAGGGGGTTTTAGGGGGAAAGGGTTTCTAGGATTTGGACCCTGGGGGATTTCTGGGAAAGGAGGTCTTGGGGCGTTCTGGGGTCCCTTGGGGGTTTGTAGGGGTccccaggggaagggggtgcCTGGGAAGTTCTGGGAGTGCCTGAGGGAAGGGGCTCCCGGGGGGGGGGTTCTGGGATCTCTGTGGGAAGGgggtccccggggggggggttctggggtCCCTGGGGGTGCCTGTGGGAAGGGGGTCCCTGGTGGGTTCTGGGGGTGCCTGAGGTGTTCTGGGGGTCCCCAGAGGAAGGGGGTCCCTGGGGGGTTCTGTGGGTCCCCAGAGGAAGGGGGTCCCAGGGGCGTTCTGGGGTCCCACCTGGGCACTCAGCCGACTCTCCTTCAGCAGATGTCGAAAGCGGCCCCCAAGAAGGTGGTGGCCCCGCCGCCCCCCGGCTGCACCCTGGACATTAACGACCCGCAGGTGCAGAACGCGGCCATCCGCATCCAGGCCTCCTACCGGGGACACaggtgaggggcggggggggggcagctgtaACATGGGGcctgggcccagctctgcagccgCACCCAGGGGCCATGGGGCCGGGGCTCTGGGTGCTCCCGGCtgctgggctgcggggggcaCAAGGGGAGGCTGGAGCGGGTgctggggagccccagggctgagggcagggggtggagggcaAGGGAACCATGGGGGACCTGGAGGGCTGGAGGACAAGGGGACCCGGGGGGTGCGAGGGGCCCTTGAGGGttggcagggagctggagggcaAGGTGGCTGCGGGGGCTCTGAGAGAGTGGCGTGCAGGGAGGCACAGGGGGTTTGGCGGGGACCTGGGGGGCCAGCGGGACCCACGCGCGCGCCTCCCGCCAGGTCCCGCCAGGAGCTGAAGGAGAAGGGGCCCCCGCGGGTGCTGCAGGCGCTGAAGGACGTGATGCTGATCGAGGGCAGCGCCGCGCGTCTGGAGTGCAGGGTCAGCGCCTTCCCCGACCCCTTCATCCGCTGGCTCAAAGATGGGCGGGAGCTCAAGGACGGGCCCAAGTATCGCTACGTCTTCGAGGACCCCGACATCGTGGCGCTGGTGGTGCGGGACGGCGAACTGGCCGACCTGGGGCTCTACACCATCACCGTGAGGAACACCTTCGGGGACTGCTCCGACTCCGCCCGCATCCTGGTGGAAGGTAGCGCCCCGAGACCCTCCTTGTGTGCCCTGAGACCCCCGTTCTGTGCCCCGGGACCCCCATTCTGTTCCCCTGGGACTGGGCCTCGAGACCCCCGTTCTGTGCCCTGGGTCCTCCGTTCTGTGCCCCTGGGACTGTGCCCTGGGACCCCCGTTCTGTGCCCCGAGACCCTCGTTGTGTGCCCCGGGGCCCCCGTTCTGTGCCCCGGGACCCCCATTCTGTTCCCCTGGGACTGGGCCCCGAGACCCCCGTTCTGTGCCCTGGGTCCTCCGTTCTGTGCCCCTGGTACTGTGCCCTGGGACCCCCGTTCTGTGCCCCAGGACCCTCGTTCTGTGCCCCTGGGACTGTGCCCTGGGACCTTCGTTCTGTGCCCCGGGTCCCCTGTTCTGTTCCCCTGGGACTGTGCCCCAGGACCCCCATTCTGTGCCCCTGGGACTGTGCCCTGGGACCCTTGTTCTGTGCCCCGAGACCCTCGTTGTGTGCCCCGGGGCCCCCGTTCTGTGTCCTGGGACCCCCGTTCTGTGCCCCTGGGACTGTGCCTTGGGACCCTTGTTCTGTGCCCCGAGACCCTCGTTGTGTGCCCCGAGACCCCCGTTCTGTGCCCCGGGACCCCCATTCTGTGCCCCTGGGACTGGGCCTCGAGACCCCCATTCTGTGCCCTGGATCCTCCGTTCTGTGCCCCTGGGACTGTGCCCTGGGACCCCCGTTCTGTGCCCCGAGACCCCCATTCTGTGCCCCTGGGACTGTGCCCTGGGACCCTTGTTCTGTGCCCCGAGACCCTCGTTGTGTGCCCCGGGGCCCCCGTTCTGTGTCCTGGGACCCCCGTTCTGTGCCCCTGGGACTGTGCCTTGGGACCCTTGTTCTGTGCCCCGAGACCCTCGTTGTGTGCCCCAGGGCCCCTGTTCTGTGCCCTGGCACTATGCCCCGAGACCCCCATTCTGTGCCCTGGGTCCCCCATTCTGTGCCCCTGGGACTGTGCCCCGGGACCTCCGTTCTGTTCCCCTGGGACTGTGCCCCGGGTCCCCCGTTCTGTGCCCCTGGTACTGTGCCCTGGGACCCCGTTCTGTGCCCTGGGACCCCCGTTCTGTGCCCCTGGGACTGTACCCTGGGACCCTCATTCTGTGCCTGGGTCCCCCGTTCTGTGCCCCTGGGACTGTGCCCTGGGACCCTTGTTCTGTGCCCCgggtcccttgttctgttcccctgaGACTGTTCCTGGGACCCTCGCTCTGTGCCCCTGGGACTGTACCCTGGGACCCTCGTTCTGTGCCCCTGGGACTGTGCCCCGGGTCCTCCATTCTGTGCCCCTGGTACTGTGCCCTGGGACCCCCGTTCTGTGCCCTGGGACTGTGCCCTGAGACCCTTGTTCTGTGCCCCGGGTCCCCTGTTCTGTTCCCCTGAGACTGTTCCCTGGGACCCTCGTTCTGTGCCCCGGGACCCCGTTCTGTGCCCCGGGTCCCCCGTTCTGTTCCCCTCGGACTGTGCCCTGGGACCCTCATTCTGTGCCCCGGGTCCCCCGTTCTGTGCCTCTGGGACTGTGCCCTGGGACCCTCGTTCTGTGCCCCGGGACCCCCGTTCTGTGCCCCGGGTCCCCCGTTCTGTTCCCCTGGGACTGTGCCCCGGGACCCTCGTTCTGTGCCCCGGGTCCACCGTTCTGTTCCCCTGGGACTGTGCCCTGGGACCCCCGTTCTGTGCCCCTGGTACTGTGCCCTGGGACCCCCGTTCTGTGCCCTGGGAGCCCCGTTCTGTGCCCTGGGACTGTACCCTGGGACCCTCGTTCTGTGCCTGGGTCCCCCGTTCTGTGCCCCTGGGACTGTGCCCTGAGACCCTTGTTCTGTGCCCTGGGTCCCCTGTTCTGTTCCCCTGGGACTGTGCCCCGGGTCCCCCATTCTGTGCCCCTGGTACTGTGCCCTGGGACCCCCGTTCTGTGCCTTGGTACCCCCGTTCTGTGCCCTGGGACTGTACCCTGAGACCCTTGTTCTGTGCCCTGGGTCCCCTGTTCTGTTCCCCTGGGACTGTGCCCCGGGTCCCCCATTCTGTGCCCCTGGTACTGTGCCCTGGGACCCCGTTCTGTGCCCTGGGAGCCCCGTTCTGTGCCCTGGGACTGTACCCTGGGACCCTCGTTCTGTGCCTGGATCCCCCGTTCTGTGCCCTGGGACTGTACCCTGGGACCCTCGTTCTGTGCCCCGGGACCCCCGTTCTGTGCCCCGGGTCCCCCGTTCTGTTCCCCTGGGACTGTGCCCTGGGACCCCCGTTCTGTGCCCCAGGTCCCCTGTTCTATTCCCCTCGGACTGTGCCCCGGGTGCCCCGTTCTGTGCCCCTGGTACTGTGCCCTGGGACCCCCGTTCTGTGCCCTGGGACCCCCATTCTGTTCCCCCGGTCCCGTGTTCTATTCCCCTCGGACTGTGCCCCGGAACCCTCATTCTGTGTCCCGGGTCCCCTGTTCTGTTCCCCTGGGACTGTGCCCCGGGTCCCCTGTTCTGTTCCCCTGGCACCGTGCCCCGGGACCCTCGttctgtgcctcagatccc carries:
- the SPEGNB gene encoding CAVP-target protein, coding for MSKAAPKKVVAPPPPGCTLDINDPQVQNAAIRIQASYRGHRSRQELKEKGPPRVLQALKDVMLIEGSAARLECRVSAFPDPFIRWLKDGRELKDGPKYRYVFEDPDIVALVVRDGELADLGLYTITVRNTFGDCSDSARILVEVPAKIEKGPESTKAKRGATVTLTAHISGEPAPDVGWAKDGEDIEEDDRVFYDIGSNSTTLTIKRVAASDAGKYEVFVENSLGTDESFARLDVL